A segment of the Prosthecobacter sp. SYSU 5D2 genome:
CGCATGGGTGGCTGTGCCGCCATTTAAAGTAAACATGCTCGGATTAAAGTAAGCGCTACCCCACACGACCGCCTCTTCCGCACCGCCAAAGTTCACCTGGATGGCCCGTCCAAAAGCCCCGAATCCGCCCCCAGAGCCGCCGGTGATCTGCACCTGGCCGGCACCGCTGCCGAGCGCCCGCAGGATATCCCGGTCCGTATCAAAGGTGGACTGTCCGATGACGCTGCCCTGGATATGGAGATTGCCACCGCCCAGCGCACTGTAAGCACTGTTGTCTGCAGCATAACCGATTCTCTCCCGAAGCTGGCCTTCATTGATGAATGTTTTGCCTGTATGGAGCTGGGTATTGAGAAGGGAGAGCAGGTTGGGGCCGGTTTTGACGAGACTCACCGGATTGGCCCCATTGTCCACGATCACCGCGCTGAGGTTGAGGCTGGCATTGGAGTGATGGAGGAACAGCTCATAGGTGGCCCCTGGGCCGGGACCGGCCGTCAGGTTGCCGTTGCTGATGGTGTGTGTGGACGTGACCGAGGCCCCGCGGCTGATGAGGACACCGCCGGAATCCACCGTCAGGGTGTTGCCGCCCAGATCCAGTGTGCGCCCCGTATCCGAATACATGTTCAGCGAGTTGATGGTGCGGTCGCCAGTTAGCGTGGCGGCAGCCGTGAGCTTGACATTCTGAGTGCTTGCCCAGCCCGTCTGCGCAGTGTCAATGCTGTAGTCCCCGGCTACCAGCGCTGTGTATCCGTTGGCCCCATATTTGACAAACTCGCCGGCGGTATTCGTGAGGCGCGTCGTCGCCCACCCGCCCAGAATGCCATGGGTCATGGCAGGTGCGCCCAGGTCCAGGATACGTGACTGGGTGCCCGCACCGAGCTGCTGCCCGCCGCTGGTCACGCCGTCCAGGTTGAAGAGAATCGTGGATCCAGCCGTTCCTCGTGTCAGGCTTGTGAGAATGAGCTCCTGGGTCTGGCCATTGGAGACCGAGCGCATGTCAATGACATTGCCGCCGTTTTGAAAGGTCACCGGTCCCAGAGTTTCCGTGTGGCTCAGGGTCTGCACCGTCTGCATGCGGATGCGGGAGCCGTTGAGAGTGATGGTGCTGGTGTCGCTGTAACGGTCGTTGTTGATCGCAGCTCCGCTTTCCTGCAGGACGTAGAGCAGACCGTTGGTCATGTTAAAGGCGGAGACAGAATTGTAGCCGCCAGCACCGTTGCTCTTGCTCCGCAGTTCCCCCAGCGTGGCAGAGATGCTGCCCGAATAGGTGTTGCCCGCGTTTTGGAACCGCAGATATCCCATCCCGTATTTGGTGATGTCCGCCGACCCGGAGATGAGGCTGTCAAAGTTCAATGAGGCAAAAGCATGCAGCCGCAGGGCATGGTCCACCCCCAGCGCACCGCTGAGGGTCATGGCGCCACCGGTGGAATCGCTTTGGATCAGGGCCGCGCCTTGCATCGTGATGGCACCGGCCACGGTATTCGTATTGACCCCCAGCATGTTGCGGATGGCCCCCATTCCGAGGTAGCCGTTGCCTTCGATCGAGATGGGTTTGCTGCCCATGTTCATCCCCGCCGCCCCGGTGGCCGTGCTCAGCGCCAGGGTGGCCCCCGAGTTCACCACGGTGGATTGCGCCGTGCTGCCCAGACCCGTCGTCGCGACGTTCACCAGCGTGATGCCGCCATTCAGGACGTTGCCGCCAGTGAAGGTGTTCCCGCTGCTCAGCACCAGCATACCATCGCCGTTTTTCACCAGACCAAAGCCTGTGCCGCTGATGACGCCTGAGAGGATCATCGTCCCCTGATTGATCTGCGCCGTCAGATTTTCGGTGAGGCTGATGGGAGCGCTGATCTGGCTCGTTCCATTACCCGTTTTCAAAAGGGTGGCGGTGCTTGTACCGCTGTTAAAGACCAAAGACCCGCCTGTGCCAGGGGCCAGAACAAAACGACCTCCCCGCTCATTGCTGAACTGCAGGCTGCCAAGCGTCACCGCCCCGTTCAGGGAAATCGTCTGCGTCCCGCCGGGTGTGAAACCCAAAACAGCCCCGGCTCCAATGGCATTGGGCACGGTGCCTGTGTCCCAGTTCAGCACGCTTTGCCAGTCAAAGCCGCCAGTCCCCTGCCCCACCCAGTTGACCGGCGTTTGCGCGGAGACCTGCCCCCCTGCAAGCACAAGAAAAGAGGTCAACAAAGCTTGGGCCCATCGCCAGCTTGCAAATCGGGACTCTTTGGCGACGGTTGAGATAGGGATTTGAGGCATAGCAGGTTGGAAAAAAGAGGGCTGGTAAACAGAAAAGCAGGCGGGATTAAAGATCCTCCGCCGATAAGAAGGCATGGCGCTTAACCCATGAAGAGCAGAGTCGCATGACGAGGGACCATCCTGCTAATGGGACGGCAAAGATATGGCTGAACAGTGGCATGGCTTCTGCTTGACTCACAGAGACGGGTAGAGATCCAAAAAGACATTCTCCCCGGCGAAATACCCGGCGTTTGCCCGCAATTGGAAAGAACCCTTTACCATTTGCGAGCTGAAACCATTACTTCACAGGGGTTGAAACCCGAATTCATCACGAAGAGAAATTGGATGCGATAGAAAAGTGCGGAACGCTCCCACGATAAAGGAATACCTTATTTACCCATCAAGGCCGCGCAGCAGAAACGCTCCCGCTCAAGTAATCACTTTGGGAAAGGCAAGGACTAACCACTTGACATCTTAATATTATTTACCCGTGTTTTTGATGCAAAAAGCACCCACCTTGTTTCCAGCAGTTCAGGGCAACCACAATGGACTGGAGGCGTTCTGACAGGAGCGCGACCACTGCGGATAAAGGATCGGCTAATTCTTTGGAGATCCACGAATTTGTTATCTTTTGGGAGAGAAGCTGCTTGATGGGAATGTTTGTTTCATTCCCCCCCACCTTTGTTTTGATTGTGACCCTAAGGACCCTTTTTTTCCTGGCTGTGATAAGCACACAAGCAGCCCTCTCAGCCGTCCCTCTTTCCTGGGATGGAGATGTGAACGAAGAAGGGCTGCAAGACGGCCCAGGAACCTGGAATACCACCGCCGCAGACCGGTGGTTCAATCCGGCAGCGATGCCACCTGGCTACCAGGTCTGGAACAATGACCAGGCAGACATTGCCATCTTTGGCACAGGCACGGGTGCCGCCGGGACAGTCACCCTGGAGAGTGCTATCACCGCTGGCGGGCTGACCTTCAATGCCACAGGCTCGGGCAGCTACACGCTCAGCGGCAATGTACTGACCCTGGCCGGAACTCCCATCATTAATGCCAATGTGGCGGCGGCCATCAGCTCTTCCCTCGCAGGAGTGGCGGGCATGACGAAGACGGGCGATGGCGTGCTGACCCTCAGCGGCGGTGCGGCCAATACGCTGACCGGGCTGACTTACATCTCCGGCGGCACGCTGACCACGGCCAAAAGCTCCGGTGTGACGGCCATCGCAGGGGATGTGGAAGTGGCCACGGGCGGCACCTACATCTGGGGGGCGAACAACCAGCTCGCAGACACAGCCTCCATCACCGTCTCCGGCGGAGCGATCACTTTCAGCAGCCGCACCGAGACCTTTGCCAATTACACCCAGACCGCAGGCGGGCAGCTTGGCAGCAATACGGCCATTGTCACCATTACCGGAACCCTGGCCATGTCCGGCGGCACGCCACTGACGCTCAACAGCCGAGGCCGGTGGGCGGCCAATGCGGTGGATCTGACCGGTTTTACCTCCACGGGTAATGCGATCCTTTTTGGTGGCGATGGTGCCGATGTGGTCACCAGCCTCACCGTCGGCAGTGGCGGTCTGACCATGACCGGCCAGACCATTACTCTGAACCGCACCACCACGGCGGGCCGGCGTGGCAATGAGCTGATCCTGAATGGCGGCATCACTTCCTCCGGCCTCAGCCGTATTTCCACCAGCGGCAGCGGGGTGCTGCCTGATGGCGCGGTGAACCAGCTGAACCTGGGCACGGAGATCCGTACCTGGAACGTCCTGGACGAAACGACTACCGTGAGCCTGCCCACGGCCGGGACCGGCGGCATCAACAAGACCGGGGAAGGCATCCTGGTGATGGGAGGCGGAGTTTCGAATACCCATAGCGGCCTAACGACAGTGACCGAAGGAACGCTGAGCCTGAGCAAAAGCGCAGGTGTGGATGCGGTGGGCGGCGACATTTTAGTCAATGGAGGCACCCTGCGCTGGCTGGTTGCGGATCAGGTCCCTGATACCGCCACCATCACGGTCAGTTCCGGCCCGACCCTGAGTTTTGGCGGTCGGAATGAGACTTTTGCCAATTATGTGCAAACAGGCGGGACTGGCATTTCCTCCAGTTCGGGAAATTCCGCCATCGTCACCATCACCGGCAAGGCCACTCTGTCCGGTGGTGGTGCCATGACGACGAACAGCGGCGGACGGATGTCCGTCAATGAACTGGATGCCACAGGCTTTTCCGGTACGGTGCTGAACATCGGCGGCAACAGCGCCGCACGTGTGACCACGTTCACCATCGGTGCCGGAGGCATGACTCTCAGCGGGCAGACTATCTCACTCAACCCCGCCACCAGTGAAAGCAACAAAGGCAGCGAGCTCATCCTCGAAGGAAGCCTCACCGCCACCGGCACCAACAACTTCAACCGCGGCAGCGGTGGTTTTGGGGTGGCCCAGATCAACCTCGGCACTGAAGTGCGTCAGCTCGCCATCAATGCGGGCACCACCACCATGAACGTGCCGCTCATCGGAACGGGGGGCATTTTGAAAACCGGCAACGGTATCCTCCGCCTGACGGCAGCCAGCACTTTTACGGGCAAGACTACCGTCAGTGGCGGCCGCCTGACGCTCAATGCCGACGGCAGCATCGCCGAAAGCACCTGGATCCAGCTGGATTTGGACGGCATTCTGGATGTCAGCGCCCTCGGCGGCGGGTTTACCTATGAGCCAGCCAGTGGCACCCCGGTCATCAGCGGCAGCGGCACGGTGAACGGCAGACTGAACCTGGGCGGCAGCGCCCAAATCCGTCCCGGCAGCACCTCCGAGGCCGCCGCCATTGCCACGGCAGGTGACGGCATCGGGAGTCTGACCATCTCCGGAGACCTCGCCTTCACCCCGTCTGCCCCCGGCACCATGGCCGCCTTTCAAATCCTCAATGCTGGCAGTGCTGATCAGATCGTCATCAACGGCGACCTCACTCTGAATGGCAGCACTTTCTTCGTCGTCACCCTGGATGATGATTATGTCCCCGCCTCTGGTGACGGCTGGGTCCTGCTGGACTGGGCCGGACTGCTCCAGGCAAACGGCTTTTCCGTAGGCGAAAACAACCGCAGCGGCGGCAATCTGGCCGGCAATGAAGGGAATCTCGACCTCCCTGACCTCAGCCCCTGGGGCCTGCTTTGGGACATCACTCCATTGGTTGACGGCGGCTCACTGACGGTGACCATCGTGCCTGAGCCAGGGCGTATGCTTTTGCTGGCCCTGGGCCTGATGACTCTGGCCACCCGGAGGAGGCGCTTTTGAGGAATTCAAATTTTGAGTGGAGCCGGAAGGGCCCCGGACTGCGATTCCAGGGGTGAACCTGCCCGCTCCATTCCGATGTTCTTCCAACCTCCGCTTGTGCTCTTCCCATTCTCAGCTTTGATATCTTATGGCTGCGAAAAATACCTTGTTCCATGCCACTGCGGTTCGTAGGCTGCTCATTCAGAGTACAGTTCTTCTCCTCGGTTCGGCTCTGTCCCTTTCCGCCCAAACTCCGGCCCAGGCCACCGTGGAGCCTGGCATGGAAATGGCGGTGCAATGGCGCTGGACCCCGGAGCCCTCTGATGCCGCCGCCTGGGGCCTTTCTCTGGACGCACCGCCTGCACCTGAACCCGGCTCACCCGCAGCCGCCGGCGGCTCCGCCAACGCGCGGCCACAGGGTCCTCCTGAAACCACCCTGGAATACCAGGTCGTCAAAGGAGACTCCCTCTACGTCATCGCCCGCCGGTATGGCGTCACCGTGGACCAGCTGAAAGCCTTCAACGGGATGAAGCGGGACCTCATCAACATCGGCCAGACGTTGCGCATCCCCAGTCTGGCCGATATCCAGGCCATGGCCCCGCCGCCGCCGCCCCCGCCCAAAGTGGAGCCAGGCCAGCCAGTGAAAGCCGTGCCGGTGCCTGAGGATGAGCCGGAGGTCAAACCCCTGTTGAAGCGTCCCCTGCCCTCCGCCGCCAGCAGCGTGGCGCGCGTGGTGCTGATGCAGGCCTACCTGGACCGCCAGGGCTTTTCAGCAGGCCCCATTGATGGCACGGACGGCCCGCTTTATGATGCCGCTTTGCGCTCTTATGAGACCGCCAATCCAGGAGTGCTGACCTTTGAGATGGGCCAGGTTCCGGCTGTGCTCACCCAGATGGGCGGAGCCTTCATTGACTATCAGCTAAAACGGGAGGACTTCCGCTGGATCGCCCCGGAACCGGAGGCACCGCCATCTCGGTCCCGCACCCCGGCCCCGGCCGCACCAGCCGTCACCTTGGAAAGCCTGACCGCAGGCACCTTCCTCCCCTATCGCAATGTCTGGGAGTTTGTCGCCGAGCGCTTCCACTGCTCGGAATCATTCCTGCGCCGCATCAACTCCGGACTGAAGTCTCCAGTGTCTGCTGGAGCACTGTTTTTTGTTCCCAATGTCATCCCCTTTGAGATTGAAACGGCCCTGGATGAACCCTTGCAGCCCGCTGCCGATCCGGCCAAACCCGTCACCGCCACCATCGTCAGCAACAACCGGATGGAAATCCGCCGCAGCGGCAAGCTCATCGCCAATCTGCCTATCGCCGTGGCGCGCCCCGGACTGCGCGGACGCGGCACCTGGAAGATTTTGGAAGCCATCCCCCGCCCGCAGATGACCACGCTGGGAGATCCTGCGGCACCTTTCAGCTCACCGCTTGTACTCCCCGCCGGTCCGAACAACCCCGTCGGCCCCATCTGGATTCACCTGGCCAAGGCCAATGATCCCGCCCCCCTGCCCTATGGCCTGCATGGCACCAGCATCCCCGGTTACATGCGCAGACAGGAGAGCATCGGCGGTTTCAGGATGACCAACTGGAACATCGCCTATGCGGTGCGCCTCCTGCCCGCTGGGACCCCTCTGACCTGGCAATAGCCACCTTGCAGAAGCAGCGCGTTCAGCGCTTGTGCGTTTTGAAAGTACGTTGTTACGTACCTTAACAGGCTGACGTTTTGTAACAGTCTGCCCCCACCTGTCATGAAGCGTCTCCTTGCCCCCTTTCTCATCTTCAGCGGTCTGCCGGTCATGGCCGATGTCACCCTGCCTGCTTTTTTCAGCGATGGTCTGGTTCTTCAACAAGGCAAAGCCGTGGCCATCTGGGGGACGGCGGGGGAGGATGAAGATGTCACGATCAACTTTGCCGGACAGACCAAAGTCACGCAGGCAGACCTGGACGGCCAATGGAAAGTGACCCTGGACCCCATGCCAGCCAGCGCCACCCCGGCAGAGATGACGGTCACCGGCAAGAACAGCATCACCTTGAAAAACCTCCTGGTGGGTGAGGTGTGGGTCTGCTCGGGCCAGTCAAACATGCAGTGGACGGTGGCCCAGTCTGCCAATGCAGAACAGGAGATCGCAGCGGCAAACTTTCCGCAGATCCGCATGTTCAGCGTCGAGCGGGCAACGGCCATGGAACCGGCGAAGGATGTGAAGGGAACCTGGAAGGAAGCAAGCCCGGCCAATGCGGGCCAGTTTTCCGCTGTGGCCTACTTCTTCGGCCGTCACCTGCACCAGGTGCTGAAGGTGCCCGTCGGTCTCATCAACACCTCCTGGGGGGGCACCCGCATCGAGGCCTGGACCAGCATGGAATCGCTGAATGACCGCCCTTGCGCCGCGCAACTGCTCAGTGACTGGAACGGTATCCGCAACGGCTGGAATCCGGTGGCCGAGAATGCGAAATTTGATGTCGCCAAGGCAGAGTGGCAGTCTCAGGTGAAAGCCGTCAAGGAGGCCAATCTCAAGCTGCCAGAGGCAGAAAGGAAGCCTCTGCCACCGGCTCCCCGTCCGCCGGATGATCCCAATAAAACCCCGCATTATCCGGCCGTCCTTTTCAATGCCATGGTCGCTCCGCTCATCCCCTACACGATTCAGGGAGCCATCTGGTATCAGGGGGAGTCCAACCAGACCCGCGCTTTTCAATACCAGGAGCTGCTGCCCAACATGATCAACGACTGGCGCACGCGCTGGAATGACGAGTTCAGCTTTTACATTGTGCAGCTCGCCAGCTACGGCAACCGCCTGCCGGTGACCGCTGAACCTGGCGTGCCTGATACCTGGGCAGAGCTCCAGGAGGCCCAATACCTGACCACCATCACCCTGCCCAAAACCGGTCTGGCGGTCACCAATGACATCGGCGAAGAGAAGGACATCCATCCCAAGAACAAACAGGAGGTGGGGCGTCGTCTCGCCCTCTGGGCTCTGGCCCGTGACTATGGAAAAACGAGCACGGTGCCCAGCGGGCCGCTCTTCAAAAACAGCACGGTTGAAGGCAGCAAAATTCGCCTCCAGTTTGACCATGCCGGAAGCGGGCTGAAAAGCCGTGACGGCGGGCCGCTGAAGCATTTCCAGATCGCCGGGGAGGATCAAAAATGGGTTTGGGCAGAGGCCAAAATCGAAGGCAATGAGCTCGTTGTTTCCAGCCCTGACGTTCCCGCGCCTGTCGGAGTGAGATATGCTTGGGCAGCCTGGCCGCAAGGTGCCAACCTCATCAACGCTGAAGGCCTGCCAGCCAGTCCTTTCCGTACGGATGAATTCATTCTCAGCACCATGGGAGTGACCTCCCCCTTCCAGGAAGTCCTAAAGGCAGGTGCCCGCTGATCTTTCCCGCGGCGGTTCTTACAGCTCCGGATGCGGAGGCAGCCCGTTAAGACGGATTTCATCCAGATCTTTGGGCTGTATCGTGCGCAGCGGCATGTCGTACCTGGGTTTGGGACGGAAGGTCCGGTCTTCAAGTTTTTTGCGCAGCAGCACCCAGGCGAAGTCCACCAGCAGCGGCTGGTAAAGCGTGGCATCAATCTCCCCATCACCGACCAGGGTCATGCCGCCTTCCGTACCGCGGAATCCGTCGGTGCCGATGACCATGACCTCATTGCGCACCTCCTTTTGAGCCAGGGCCAGGGAGGCCCCGAAGGCCATCACATCATTGTGGGCGTACACAATGTCATAGGACTGCTGCAGGCGCAGGGCATCCAGGGCGCGGTCCCTGCCCCCGGCAAGGCTCCAGCCGCCTGGCGCATCATGGACCAAAATGACACCGGGAGCTTCAGCCAGCGCAGCTTCAAAACCTTCATGCCGCTGCTGGCACTGCACACTTTCATCATCTCCACGGATCTCGATCACCCGTCCGGCAGCCTCATTGCGCCCTTCTTCCTGGTTCTTTAAAAGCAGCGCCCTCACGGCCAGCTGACCCGCCAGTTCACCGAGCTTCCTTTGGTCCGCGACCAGTACGGTGCTGCAGTCCAGGTCTGCCGAGCCTTCCCCCAGGCCGATCACCAGCACACCCGCTGACAGGGCATCGCTTACCAAAGTCTTCAGGGACCTGGCATCCAGGGCATCAATCAAGATCGCCAGGGGTTTCTCCTGGAGGGCGGCTTTCATCTGTGAAACCTGCGTTTCCACCTGGCTGCCGGCATCCAGCGTCTGGAGCCGGAACCGCGGATCCTGAGTCATCAAACGGGCGAACAAAAGTCGCTGACCGTTTTCGTACATGCGGTCGCCATGGGCTGAAAGAAAGACAACGACGGAGGAATCTTCCACCACCTCAGGCCGGGCCGCACGCTTGCAGGCTGTCATCATGCCCAGGCACAAAAACAAACCCATTAACCAGATGCGACGGCGGTTCTTCATACACAAAAAGCAGGATCAACGGCGGCTGAGCCGGTAAAAAAGGAAGCCTCCAATGCCCAGAAAAAGCACATTGGGCAGCCACATGATGAGGTGCGGAAAGGCCGAAGGCTGGCTGTTGAGCGTATCCGCGAGGATGATGAAAACAAGATAAACGGTGGCGGTGATCAGACTGAGGGCAAAGCCGCTGGAAGTTTCCCTTCTTTGCGCGGTCACTCCCAGAGGGATGCCCACAAGGGCAAAGGTGATGCAGGCCAGGGAGAAGCTGTAGCGCTTGCTCAGCTCGGTGAGGGAGCGGCTGTGGTCTTTGTCATCCATGGCTTTTTCCGTGACTCCGTCTATGCGGCTGCCTACCTCATCCCAGAGCATGGCGGTGGATTTCATGCTGGCGTTCACTTTCACGCTGTCCGCTTTCAGACGCGAGAGCGGAAAGACGATGGCCGTGGTGGCGGCATTGACGAACTCCACCTTGTTCACGGATTTATCTTCGTTGTAGGTCATGCTCTCGATCTCCGCCCCCTCCAGGTGCATGATGAAATCCAGCTCACCAGGCTGCATTTCCAGCGTGGCCTTCCGCGCATGAATGACACGCTGGGCCAGCCGGCCTTCGATCTCGACGATCTCCACATTCTGCAGCTCATTGCCGTCGCGCTTGCCCGTGTAGATGCGGAATCCTGGCACCTTGTCCAGCACCCGGCCCTCCTGAAAAAGTGCGGCCGGATTGTCCATGGCCACTTCGAAGAACATGCGCTTGATGCGGTCCTTGGCCATGGGCGAGACGGACACATTCACCCAGTAGCACACACTGGAGAGGGCAAAGGCCAGGACAAAAACGGCTGCGCAGATGCGCGACATGGACCAGCCGGTCATGCGCAGTGAGACCAGTTCGTTGTCAGCCGAAAGACGGCCAAACACCAGCAGGATGCCTGTCAAAAAAGCCCAGGGAATGGTGAAGATGAGCGAAAACGGAATGATCAGCGCTATGAACTCCAGGATGAAACCCATCGGCAACTGGGTGTCGCCCAGCAGCTCATCCAGCTTTTTATAGACATTCCCCAGCACCATGACCCCGCTGAGGAGCAGCACGCCCATCAGCGTCGCTGCAAGGACTTGCTTGCCCAGATATCGGTCAAAAATACGCACCACCATGTGAGGCTCAGACTAGGCCGCGTTTTAAAGCTGGCAAGGCTGGCCTTGGAAAGTCAGCCGCCCGCCGGAACCTTTTTGTCATCTCCCGCCGGTTTTACTTCTTGGTGGATTTCTTTGCCTTCAGGCCGCCGAGGTAGGCCACCACATCTCGCACCTCCCGGGCGGTCAGGATGCCCAGCATGGGCGGCATCATGGAGACTGGCGGCGTCTGCATGGAGATCTGGTTGCGAGGGAGCTTTTTCTCCGTGCCATCCGCCAGACGGATGGTGATGCTGGACTTGTCCTCTTTAAAAAGTCCGCCCGCCAGGTTCGTTCCATCCTTGAGGGTGACCGAAACCAGGCCATATCCGGGAGCAATCTGGGCGACCGGGTTGACCAGGGACTCCAAAAGATTCTCCTTCGTGCGCAGGCTGCCGATGGTTTTGAGGATGGGCCCCACCTGGCTGCCCTCCTTTTCTTCCACCGTGTGGCAGGCCAGGCAGTTGGCCCCCAGGTGGTTGGTGACGATCTCGCGGCCATTGTTCACATCTCCGCCTTCGACCAGGTCATCCCGTGGTGCGGTGGTACGGGCATGCTGATAAGTGGTCACCCGCTCTGCCAGGGATTCATGGGCCTGGGCGGCCTCCATGACATCCAGCTTCAGCCCTGCCTCCACCTTGCCTGCGGCAAGGCGCTGCATCCAGCC
Coding sequences within it:
- a CDS encoding LptF/LptG family permease yields the protein MVVRIFDRYLGKQVLAATLMGVLLLSGVMVLGNVYKKLDELLGDTQLPMGFILEFIALIIPFSLIFTIPWAFLTGILLVFGRLSADNELVSLRMTGWSMSRICAAVFVLAFALSSVCYWVNVSVSPMAKDRIKRMFFEVAMDNPAALFQEGRVLDKVPGFRIYTGKRDGNELQNVEIVEIEGRLAQRVIHARKATLEMQPGELDFIMHLEGAEIESMTYNEDKSVNKVEFVNAATTAIVFPLSRLKADSVKVNASMKSTAMLWDEVGSRIDGVTEKAMDDKDHSRSLTELSKRYSFSLACITFALVGIPLGVTAQRRETSSGFALSLITATVYLVFIILADTLNSQPSAFPHLIMWLPNVLFLGIGGFLFYRLSRR
- a CDS encoding sialate O-acetylesterase, with amino-acid sequence MKRLLAPFLIFSGLPVMADVTLPAFFSDGLVLQQGKAVAIWGTAGEDEDVTINFAGQTKVTQADLDGQWKVTLDPMPASATPAEMTVTGKNSITLKNLLVGEVWVCSGQSNMQWTVAQSANAEQEIAAANFPQIRMFSVERATAMEPAKDVKGTWKEASPANAGQFSAVAYFFGRHLHQVLKVPVGLINTSWGGTRIEAWTSMESLNDRPCAAQLLSDWNGIRNGWNPVAENAKFDVAKAEWQSQVKAVKEANLKLPEAERKPLPPAPRPPDDPNKTPHYPAVLFNAMVAPLIPYTIQGAIWYQGESNQTRAFQYQELLPNMINDWRTRWNDEFSFYIVQLASYGNRLPVTAEPGVPDTWAELQEAQYLTTITLPKTGLAVTNDIGEEKDIHPKNKQEVGRRLALWALARDYGKTSTVPSGPLFKNSTVEGSKIRLQFDHAGSGLKSRDGGPLKHFQIAGEDQKWVWAEAKIEGNELVVSSPDVPAPVGVRYAWAAWPQGANLINAEGLPASPFRTDEFILSTMGVTSPFQEVLKAGAR
- a CDS encoding autotransporter-associated beta strand repeat-containing protein, with translation MNEEGLQDGPGTWNTTAADRWFNPAAMPPGYQVWNNDQADIAIFGTGTGAAGTVTLESAITAGGLTFNATGSGSYTLSGNVLTLAGTPIINANVAAAISSSLAGVAGMTKTGDGVLTLSGGAANTLTGLTYISGGTLTTAKSSGVTAIAGDVEVATGGTYIWGANNQLADTASITVSGGAITFSSRTETFANYTQTAGGQLGSNTAIVTITGTLAMSGGTPLTLNSRGRWAANAVDLTGFTSTGNAILFGGDGADVVTSLTVGSGGLTMTGQTITLNRTTTAGRRGNELILNGGITSSGLSRISTSGSGVLPDGAVNQLNLGTEIRTWNVLDETTTVSLPTAGTGGINKTGEGILVMGGGVSNTHSGLTTVTEGTLSLSKSAGVDAVGGDILVNGGTLRWLVADQVPDTATITVSSGPTLSFGGRNETFANYVQTGGTGISSSSGNSAIVTITGKATLSGGGAMTTNSGGRMSVNELDATGFSGTVLNIGGNSAARVTTFTIGAGGMTLSGQTISLNPATSESNKGSELILEGSLTATGTNNFNRGSGGFGVAQINLGTEVRQLAINAGTTTMNVPLIGTGGILKTGNGILRLTAASTFTGKTTVSGGRLTLNADGSIAESTWIQLDLDGILDVSALGGGFTYEPASGTPVISGSGTVNGRLNLGGSAQIRPGSTSEAAAIATAGDGIGSLTISGDLAFTPSAPGTMAAFQILNAGSADQIVINGDLTLNGSTFFVVTLDDDYVPASGDGWVLLDWAGLLQANGFSVGENNRSGGNLAGNEGNLDLPDLSPWGLLWDITPLVDGGSLTVTIVPEPGRMLLLALGLMTLATRRRRF
- a CDS encoding substrate-binding domain-containing protein, yielding MKNRRRIWLMGLFLCLGMMTACKRAARPEVVEDSSVVVFLSAHGDRMYENGQRLLFARLMTQDPRFRLQTLDAGSQVETQVSQMKAALQEKPLAILIDALDARSLKTLVSDALSAGVLVIGLGEGSADLDCSTVLVADQRKLGELAGQLAVRALLLKNQEEGRNEAAGRVIEIRGDDESVQCQQRHEGFEAALAEAPGVILVHDAPGGWSLAGGRDRALDALRLQQSYDIVYAHNDVMAFGASLALAQKEVRNEVMVIGTDGFRGTEGGMTLVGDGEIDATLYQPLLVDFAWVLLRKKLEDRTFRPKPRYDMPLRTIQPKDLDEIRLNGLPPHPEL
- a CDS encoding LysM peptidoglycan-binding domain-containing protein; the encoded protein is MAAKNTLFHATAVRRLLIQSTVLLLGSALSLSAQTPAQATVEPGMEMAVQWRWTPEPSDAAAWGLSLDAPPAPEPGSPAAAGGSANARPQGPPETTLEYQVVKGDSLYVIARRYGVTVDQLKAFNGMKRDLINIGQTLRIPSLADIQAMAPPPPPPPKVEPGQPVKAVPVPEDEPEVKPLLKRPLPSAASSVARVVLMQAYLDRQGFSAGPIDGTDGPLYDAALRSYETANPGVLTFEMGQVPAVLTQMGGAFIDYQLKREDFRWIAPEPEAPPSRSRTPAPAAPAVTLESLTAGTFLPYRNVWEFVAERFHCSESFLRRINSGLKSPVSAGALFFVPNVIPFEIETALDEPLQPAADPAKPVTATIVSNNRMEIRRSGKLIANLPIAVARPGLRGRGTWKILEAIPRPQMTTLGDPAAPFSSPLVLPAGPNNPVGPIWIHLAKANDPAPLPYGLHGTSIPGYMRRQESIGGFRMTNWNIAYAVRLLPAGTPLTWQ